The DNA sequence GGGCAGAAGCCTTCGTTGGGAGCGTACTCGGTCCCGTTGGCGAACAGATTCTTCGATGATGAGAACCGATACAGAGGGACGCCCTTAAAGTCGCCGGAGCGCTGATAGATGAACTCCATGGATCTGCAAACAGGGAAGCTGCCTCGTAaaggaaagagtgagagagagacacggGACCGACAGAAAGAGGAGGCGCGCCCACCTGCAGGCGTCGGGGCTGTAGAAAGGTAGGGTGCTCTCTTTAGTCAGGAAGGGGGGCCACATCTGGCCAGCTGTTCCATTGATCATGTTGCACTGAGGAGTCCTCCAGTAGCTCAgctgttagagagagagagagagagaggacgtcaGTACGACccacaaacacaggaggaggaccTGATCAGATCAACGGGAAGCAGGCGCCTCACCTCCTTCAGTCCGTTCCAGGAGTCGACTCTGTGGACCTTCCTGATGTCGTCCTGTCCGGTGAAGATGGTGAACAGGCCGGTGTTGGAGTTGTTGAACTgaagaaaagacaaacacaccaaGCGCGTCAGCAGTCACTCCCCTGGCCGCCGTGCTGCGTTCACTGACGGCTGTGCACCtccctgttctcctcctctttcatctCTGCCTCTGAATtcaatcttttttcttttaaatatacGACATCCTTCGAACACCGTCACGCTCTCATCCAtcttcagctcctctgcaggctggagGTCGTAAACCTGACCCCCTCAGAGAGTCATAAACCACCCACACCCCCTCACCTCGGTGAAGAGGCCGAACTTCCCCGAGGTCGGCAGCATGCCGGGCAGGTATTTGTTAAGGAATTCCACCAGGCCGCTGTCGTAGCCCCACATCAGCTCCCCGACCGTCTTCGTGAGGAAGGGCCCCTCGTTGAAGGTCTTGAAGGTGGCGCTGATCATTAAACGCAGCGCGAAGGGAAGGTTCTCCAACATCACAGCCGCGCCCTGAAGGACACACGAACAGCGGTGAgaagacgaagaggaggaggaggaggaaggaggaggaggaggaaggaggaggaaggaggaggaaggaggaggaagagcaggaggagcaggaggaggaagaggaggaggaggaggaggaagaggaaggagaaggaggagcaggaggagggggggaggaagaggaggagtaggaggaaggaggaagaggaggaggaggaggaggagcaggagcaggaggaaagaggaggaggagtaggaggaagaggaggaggaggaggaagagcagggtgaaggaggaggaaggaggaaggaggaggatgaaggaggaggaggaaggaggagaaggaggaggaggaggaaggaagagaaggaggaggaggatgaaggaggaggaggaggaggaagagcagggtgAAGAGcagggtgaaggaggaggaagagcaggaggaggaggaggagcaggaggaggaggaaagaggaggaggagcaggaggaggaggaaggaggaggagcaggaggatgaaggaggaggaaggaggaggaagagcagggtgaaggaggaggaaggaggaggaagagcagggtgaaggaggaggaaggaggaggaggagaaggaggagcaggaagagcagggtgaaggaggagcaggaagagcaggaggaggaggaggaggaacaggaggaggaggaggatgaaggaggagcaggaggagcagggtgaaggaggagcaggaagagcagcaggaggaggaggaggaagagcaggaggaggatgaaggaggagcaggaggagcaggaggggggggggcaggccTTACCAGGACCAGCATGTTTGGGATGGTGACCACGTCGGACTCGTTCCCCACCGACATGGACGGCTCGAAGTAGTAGCGCCTGTACTCTCTGTAGGACACCGTGTTGTTGGGGTGAAACGTGATGTTCTCCTTCTGCAGGCGCTTCCTGCAAGAAGAGAAACAAGATGAGCAAAGGAGGAGGTCGGCTCAGTGTGCAGGAGGGCCGGGCCGGCCAACAGTCGCCTCCAAAGGGTTAAAGGATAAAAAAAGCCAAGATGGCGGCAGCAGATGTGGAGCTGTCAGTCTtgatgctacatgctaactgctacatgccaCATtaaaccacacagcagcagcagcagcgtctccCCACACAgcatgaaaagaaataaaagattgTTTTTACGACCACACTTTGATTCATTCATGCACACGGCGTGCACGGGGAGCTAACAGGAAGTCACACAGCAGGATCCTGGATTGCACGAGCAGCTGCATGAGGCCGAGCCAGAGGCAGACGTCAGAGGCGGGCCCCCTTCAGGTCTAAGTGTGATGAGTATTAATCGATACCACACTCCTGGGAGCGGGTCCAGCACGAAGCTCCGTCTGCTTCCACAGAACTCTGCTGAATGTAGGTCAAGACGTGCTGCAGCTGCCTCTATGGACAGAACACACAATCGCCTGGGTGCGTTATGTACACATGTTGGCCGGAGTCCAGACTGCACAGCAGGCCAGGACACCGTGTTCCAGAGCGCACACGCTGCCGATGCTTCTCAGCAGTTTGCCTGTTTTTAAGGAAAACGTCAGACGGAGCTGACCCAACGGGCCGACAGGTACCTGTAGACGTACGGCCCCCGCTGCTCCACCATGGGCTTCTCCCCGTTCAGGATCTCCTTCGGGTTCAGGACGTTGAAAAAGTAGACGGACATGAAGAAGGGCACGGGGACGTCCTTCCACATGGTGTAGGACAGCTCGTTCTTCGGATCGATCACCGTGTTCTGAGGAGAATAGAGACTTTTGCTCAGATTCAAAGATGGTCCAACACATTCGCTCAGGTTAGGCAGCGAGCCGCAGCCGGTGCCGTTTAGTCCATGTTTGGACACTTTTTGGACACAGTGCTCCACTACGGGTCGTCGTCACAGCAGACCCAGATCTGCCCCTCGGTGTCATTACATGCAGGTAATTTTAACACTTCaggttcgtgtgtgtgtgtgtgtgtgtgtgtgtgtgtgtgtgtgtgtgtgaagcagtgagGTCCACACCCACCAGCTCATCGATCACAGAACAGATCTACAACTTTCACTCACTTATTTCACTTCAAGTGTGTGCGCGTGCACGCGCCTGTTATCAGTTATTGTGTTCGCTCACGTGGCCGCTCGTGAAGCCCTTCAGGACAGGTAAGAGCGTCTCGCGCGCTGCTTTTACCTTCACGATCTGGTCGTCGATGATGATTGGACCCACGAAGGTCAGAACCGTCCCGAAGAACACCGCCAGGACCCCCAGCACCACGAAGACCACGGCCACCCTGGACTTATTGATggccatgttgttgttgttgttgttgttgttgttgttgttgtgcggCTCTCTTTTGTTTAACTTTCTGTTAGCGGAGCGGCTAACGCGCAGCTAGCTAGCTGTGAGTGTTTCTCGGAGCTTCGCGGTCACGCGGAGCGGCTCATGCTCGGTCACAGCCCGCTGTCTCCCGCCGGCTGATCGCTCTGATCGATCACAACCGGCGGCCGTCTGCCGCCGCTGTACTTATAGGCTTCTGAACACGCCTCTGCTGCGCGGGGGATTCTGGGAAATGCAGTCCTACACGGTACACACTGGACCAGCGcctgatgaacacacactctttatctttttcaaagtaaaacgtaaaaaatacaacaaataaaaagcttttaaaaaacTAAATACACTCACGGCTGGTTTATTcctattttttcttttattttgaaaagcttgTGTTTATCCTtctcttattttgaaacattataaaaacaatacgtttttctttctttaaccCTTCATTATACGGCGTAACACTTTAACAGTTTGTTCACATTTTTGTCGCTTATTTATAAAACACTCgtcctgcttttattttgaaaggctatTATATCAGACCccattaaacaaaaaaacaaaaactaatatTACTATTAATACTAAACTATATTTAACAAGCTGTTTATCCCAGTACATGAGGTGATATCTTAGATTATTTTGAAACATGACATattaaacattattttgaaGAATGAAGAGAAAATCAGGATCAGATATAATTTGACAGCACAAAAATAATTATTCTGAAAGTTTTCCTTGATGTAACTCACCTTTATTATCTGGTCCTTCATCACTGTTGGTCCCATGACTGCAGAAATGATTCCAAACATCAGCGTCAGAATCCCTGCCCCAATAAATCCAAGCGCCACTTTGGATTTATTGATCGCCATCATTACTAGTATTGATCAGCTGATAAAATGTGAGAGAGTTTGCAGGGTATTGGAGCACAGACACGAGCAGAGAAGGAGCAGCCAGCTGTGCAGCCTGTGTTTATACCCTgcagactcctcctcctcctcctcctcatcttcatcacttcTATCTTAATAATGCATGCACAGTCACAATGAAGTCAGATGACAGGCGACAGGGTAATTATTGATGTTAAAAAGTCAATATGTAGGAGGTCCAGCATCCACGCCGTCCTGTCCTGCTGATTTAAAGGAAGATAATGATGACCTCtgctctactctccttagtttggctcatactggtaatatcgtctcataatctgtgtttactgtcttcctgtagttttgtgccttgctcgttctctctctctctttgcaggtctcagacCTGCATACTCACCTgaagtccggcccctgatctctcctgtgctcattgacttcatcagcccctgctgctcatctttgctttgattactatcaaattactattactacttatggactgacaatatacatagatatcattacaatataatcagtttcatcttgctgtcatgtttgctcctctctctctctctctctctctccttcatcctctctgtcctgtctccctcttcttctcctcctccacccggccgactggcagcaggaaggttcttccttaagagacgggtcctgctcaaggtttcttcctcttaaagggagtttttccttgccacagtgctcttaagggggtccaggttctgggtctcacgctctgggtctctgtgaaacACTTTgggacaatttctgattgtaaaatgcgctataaataaataaaactgaattgaattgaattgaatgaaTGATCAATGAGTTAAGGTTAATCATCAATTTCTCGCTGACTAACTCTTTTTGTGTTAGATTTGAGGAGGGGGGCGCAGGGGGTCAGAGGCCCGGTGGCCAGGCCTCCCCGTCCTTGGTGCATCAGTcaaagttacatttaatcatcCAACAGAGGAAATAAACTTCCGATAAGATGAAGGTGTGTGGCGGTTTTTCAAGGTCAGCGCGCATTTTAATGAGCAAATGTTCCTTCAGTGGAAAATAACAGTCAGGATGTTGTGATAGCGTCGGCACAAGGAAACACACGGACACTTCTAGGAGTCGCGGTCAAGGCTGAGATAAAGAACTTCTCATTTCTGGCTTTTACACGACAATAAAGCTTAATGGTGCTGCTGCTTCGAACTAAACAATGCTGTGGTCCTCCGAGGGGTCGGAGCTCGGTCTCAtttcatccatctatccatcctcAGTCCGTCCGGATCATGAGAGTACAATACACACCTCCTCCTGGTGCATCCTCAGCACCTCCTGGCTCGGCCTTGAGGGGTCTCCTCCTTCCATGTGAGCACGGTAAACCTCTGAAACAATGTCTCCCCCAGCAGGGGTGAGTGTGGGCCTGCTCCCGTGAAGGGAGGAGTGGGGGCGTCTCTATCTGGAGCCAAGCTCAGCAGGATCCTCTGAACCCGGAGGAGCGGCAGGTCTGCTTTGAGCCAGCTCAAGctgaaatgtacccagaaccGGTCTGTGTGTTATGAGGCAGGCTGAGGGCATCAATGTTAATGTTAGCAGACGTAGCTATCTGAGCTAGCGCACTGGAATCATGATTGAGACACATTATAAAAACGCAGCGCTGCACCTTgatctccatgcagagtctgacctctcatcagtccagcactgcaTTCATACAATATAACGAGTAACAGCAAACACTGTTTTTAGTGGCCACCATCCACTTACCtggaggaggcggggtttatgaccagtcggccaccagggggcgatccagtTGTTTCTTTATACGTTTATGAGTGAGCTATCTGGGCTCCTtcagtctgtgagtctgtgagtctgCGGGCGGTGTCCTCCGGGCAGCGCTGGTGCAGCACGCCGTGTGATGGTTGATGGCGTTCAGGCCGCGGTCTGATCCTGCTGGTTAAAACAAAGTGAAAGCCTCTGTGAGGGAAGCGTGTGAATGGTGGAGGAAACGGAACATCACAGACCATAACCACCATGATATCTAAGGCCGCACAGATCTTTATTCATGGATTCACGGTGAATTTCTGGCGATGAAGAGGTTCAGTCTTACTGAGCGTACACATGACCGCTTCATACGCAGCGCTGGGACATAAGGCCACGCTCCACGCCCCCTCATCTGACTGCTCTGTGAAATCTTCTAAAGGCTCGACTGGGCTGAACCCACATTTCCTTCCTAAATGTTGATGGTGTCATTTCATAAAGAGGAAGTTTTCATCAGAAGACCTCCAGCTtcctaaaataaaattaaatcacGCGTTTGCACTTTGTCCTTTAACGCCTTCAAGACTGAACACAGCTGTGAGTCACATGCAGCCACAAACAcgtgaaaatgtattttataatgTTTAAGTTTTCCACATTTCTGGACTAAAAAAATGATTGAAAATGTACtaatatgttgttttatttgtaaattAGAAACATCCTTATCCAATGACGGTGTTTCCAGGGGACTCCAAAAAGTGACGGACACACTTGTTGTCCTCAGTaatgatgaaaatgtacatCTTTTAGATTAAACGTTAAACATCCTGAATGCAGCACTGACTGTGTTTTCTTATTATAATGAGCTCAGGCTGGTCCGTCAGATTTTGGGGTCCCTCTAGAAACACTGTTTGCAGCCTGTTTTGTTACAGAGAgcgacagactgtgtgtgtgtgttcagtctgaaaccataaaataaaattctcCAACTATTAATCACACAGCTCCATAGTCATTGTTGGATTTTCCCCCTCACATCTCTGAGGACGTCTCCGTTTACTCGTGGCCGTGGTCCAAATGAAACATTTCATCATGAGCTCCATGATGACACGTCCTGCAGACACTTGTGAAACGGACTCTGAccagactgaaatatttgaAGCAGCTTTTGACAGAAAGCTGTGAAATGTCTTAACGTACTTCACAGTTTGTTGATGAGACCTGtgctgaaacagcagcagcctctctgtggaGTCAGAACACAGACGGAATAAATGAATGTCTGCTGAGACTCTGACCGTCCCTCACAGAGGACGCTCAGTGTGTCCTCACAGCTGTGGAGCTGTTACTGATCACATTTGGGTGATTTTCCAGAGCCTCAggctcactctcactctctgtcagtgacccccccccccccccccccccctcctcctaaTTTAACAATTTCGACACAACCTCTTGTGTCATGTGTCGTCCAATGTTTAATCTGTCCCAAACTAACAGAACTGTCATCAGATTATCTCAGACCAGACACACCTACACAGTCCCAGTGTGGGTGAGAAACTCTGaccgtttgtgtgtgtgtgttgtgttacttacaGCACTGGGTACAGATGCAGTGTGTCTGCACGCACACAGCGAGCAGGCTGCAGTGACATCCTCTGTCCATCAGGTGGCAGGATTCCCCCTCTGTTAGAGCAGACTGATGGAGCTCctctgtgacacaaacacataaaaagcaaAGAGCATCTATAAATGACTCTTCGTCACTTTCAACATCAAACAGTGAAGACGGTCATCGTGGCCTCTGACcttcagcgcacacacacacacacacacacacacacacacaacaagtagCATTAAAGCATCCAGACAGGATGTGGTGACAGAAACTGGTTTAGACCTGATTAAAAGTGTGTTAATGTCTCATTATTCATGATGTGAGTTCATAAAATAAAGTGCAATTACAGTAAATCCCAGTCTTACCTGAACAGGTGTTTGTCCCGCCCCCTCCTGATGGGGGCGTGTCCTGAAGTTTGCTGTTGTGCAATAAGAGCCGAGGCTCCATTCATCCGTGAGTCGCAGGTCAGACTGCACAgctcccactgctgctgctcggcCTTCATGACGGCCGGACGTCCTGCAggtccagacagcctttaaacgGGGACACGGATGGAGATCGAAAGCATCGTGGCGAACAGCGCTCTGATCAGAGCCAGAGAAGGTAAGAGCTGCAGACATCTTTCCTGTTTCTGACCTGACCTCTGACAGACGCTGCAGGGTGGCGGGCTGATGTCCGCTGTGGGGCTCTGATCAGAGGCCGGTTCATCCTCTGGGAGGCAGAAATGCACCTTTTCACCATTTAATAATGTATGTGTccctgaaaacaacacacatgtcAGCGAGTACACAAACAGAGACTCGGGCAGAGTTTGAGTGGCAGCTCCAAGTCTGAAAGCTGCAGAGCAATGCGGTCGCACAGGCTCTGCTCACCTGTTCCTGGAGCTATTAATAGCTCATTCACTGTAGTGCAGCATGCTATTGTCTGAGACAGAACGGGCCAggcagggatgtgtgtgtgtgtctgtgtgtgtgtgtgtgtgtgacacgcTGTTGACAGTtgtgacagagtgtgtgtgtcactcctcTGCAGGTGGAGGCATCAAAGGCCGCAGCTGGAAGTGGAAGGAGATGCTGCGCTTCCCTCACATCAGCCAGTGCATGGAGCTGGCCATGAACATaggtgtgtggacacacacatgctgtgttgttgttgttgttgttgtgtgtgacttgatgccaggtttttgtgtgtctccGTCAGAGCGGGATtacttcagcctgtgtgtgaAGCAGCCCATCGGGAGGAATCTCTTCGAGCTCTTCTGTCGGAGTCGGCCTGAGCTGCACAGCTGCCTGGCCCTGCAGAAAGCTCTGGTATGCCTTTCACCTCTTTATGATGAGTTTCAGTTACACAACCTGTAACACAACATGAGTCAGCCTTCACACAGTCCACAGCATCTCTGAAACGGTGAGAAAAAGTAGGAGGAAATGTTGGATTTTATTGGCCTGCCTTGGCTGGAAATACGAGTTGATCCACCAAAAGAGGATGGAGGAACAAAGTGCCACagttaaagtgtgtgtctgttcgcTGTCCAGCTCCTCAGAGAGCTGCACATGACCACCAGGGGGCACACAGCTaagaaaacacatgcacacagtaaaCAAATATGGCTGAACACACAACATTAGCCTGTAGCTAACCgaccacagagacagacatactcACTCAGTGGTGGTCTGTCGTCCTCTTGGTCTTAGTCCACTTCCAGTTTATCAGCTGTCCAGACACACATCACTTGTATCAGTGAGCGGCGACATGTttaaaaacatggcagcagaatGATTCAGGTTGTGCGTCGCGGTTTGttctcagcagctcagttttcAGATGTCCTCCGCTGATTAGTGAACCGATGATGTCTCTGGTTTCTGACCTGACCTCTGTGCCTCCTTCAGGACACCTTTGAGACGCAGTTGGACGAGGAGAGGAAAAGCTCTGGACTCAGTATCATCCAGACATTCCTCACGGGGCAGGTCTGACAAcctgagagacaaagacagacacatgtTGACAAAAACACTGACGTTCTCTGACAGACGTTATCTCTCCGTGTCCCCTCAgtccagtcagtgtgtgtccttCCTGAAGAAGCACGAGAAACACTGCAGCCAGAGTCTGAAGCTGGATCCCAGCGGCGACGTCTTTTACCGCTGCAGGGAGTGAGTCCATcctctgctgactgactgtgtgtgtgtgtgtgttgagggttAATAATCTCATGTGTCTCCTGGTTCAGAGACCTACACATCTACCTGAGCGGGGACGCCTTCCTGCAGTACCAGGACAGCATGTTCTTTGACCGCTTCCTGCAGTGGAAGATGGTGGAGAGGTCAGTGCACTGAAGGAGGACACGAGGCGGTGTGTTGGGTTGGAGCCAGTCGGTGTCGATAACCGCCTttaaacacttcctgtttttgtcttgAAGGCAACCAATCACCAAACACACCTTCAGACAGTACAGACTGTTGGGCAAAGGCGGCTTTGgagaggtcagacacacacacacacacacacacacacacacagatcctctTGCAGAGGGACCGCCCGGCTTGTTGtcagctcacttcctgtttgtgttacGTCTCCAGGTGTGGGCATGTCAGGTGCGAGCCACAGGGATGATGTACGCCTGCAAGAAGCTGGAGAAAACTCACGTGAAGAAGAGGCGAGGAGAGTCCATGGCTCTGAACGAGAAAGAGATCCTTGAAGACCTGGACAGCCGCTTTGTGGTGAGACCAttcatccagctgctgcaccaAAAGTGGATCCATCCGCCACTGAAAGTAGTCCCTATCAATGCACTCCTGTTTGACTACCTGATGCCCGACACATGCTTCTTCTTTAAGATGAATTTAAACTTTCTGACGCCAGGCTCGAGATGCTGAGAAAAACCCGTTTTCAACTCCGACATGAcggtttctctgctcctcaggtgAACCTGGCGTACGCTTATGAGACCAAGCACGCCCTCTGCATGGTTCTGACCATGATGAGCGGCGGGGACTTGAGATTTCACATCTACAGCATCGGTGTGCCCGGCCTGGACAGTGACAGAGTGATTCTGTATGCCGCAGAGGTCTGCTGCGGGTTGATGCACCTCCACCAGAAGTCCATAGTGTACAGGTGAGACTGGGACCTCCATGTGGGTGCAGGTCTgtaggagcaggaggaggtgatgtTCTACTAAACCCTGTCTTTGCTGTTCCAGGGATCTGAAACCAGAGAACATTCTGCTGGATGACTACGGTACGTAGAGCCACACCAAGCAGTAAATAGCTGCTGATGTCTTAAAATAGGATC is a window from the Parambassis ranga chromosome 12, fParRan2.1, whole genome shotgun sequence genome containing:
- the scarb1 gene encoding scavenger receptor class B member 1 isoform X2, with the protein product MAINKSRVAVVFVVLGVLAVFFGTVLTFVGPIIIDDQIVKNTVIDPKNELSYTMWKDVPVPFFMSVYFFNVLNPKEILNGEKPMVEQRGPYVYRKRLQKENITFHPNNTVSYREYRRYYFEPSMSVGNESDVVTIPNMLVLGAAVMLENLPFALRLMISATFKTFNEGPFLTKTVGELMWGYDSGLVEFLNKYLPGMLPTSGKFGLFTEFNNSNTGLFTIFTGQDDIRKVHRVDSWNGLKELSYWRTPQCNMINGTAGQMWPPFLTKESTLPFYSPDACRSMEFIYQRSGDFKGVPLYRFSSSKNLFANGTEYAPNEGFCPCRQSGLLNVSSCRYNSPTFISQPHFYNADPVLLDYVQGLHPTEEEHGLFIDIHPPTGVPLNVAIRLQLNLYMKRVSGITETGKISEVVMPMIWFEENGYIDGPVLKTFHTNLVVLPAVMEIMQYGFIALGLATVVVAALVHHRVKRARHAVVISTVVGHPSASDKEPVKGSHSGGTQEKSIMGNSEK
- the scarb1 gene encoding scavenger receptor class B member 1 isoform X6 codes for the protein MQLLVQSRILLCDFLKRLQKENITFHPNNTVSYREYRRYYFEPSMSVGNESDVVTIPNMLVLGAAVMLENLPFALRLMISATFKTFNEGPFLTKTVGELMWGYDSGLVEFLNKYLPGMLPTSGKFGLFTEFNNSNTGLFTIFTGQDDIRKVHRVDSWNGLKELSYWRTPQCNMINGTAGQMWPPFLTKESTLPFYSPDACRSMEFIYQRSGDFKGVPLYRFSSSKNLFANGTEYAPNEGFCPCRQSGLLNVSSCRYNSPTFISQPHFYNADPVLLDYVQGLHPTEEEHGLFIDIHPPTGVPLNVAIRLQLNLYMKRVSGITETGKISEVVMPMIWFEENGYIDGPVLKTFHTNLVVLPAVMEIMQYGFIALGLATVVVAALVHHRVKRARHAVVISTVVGHPSASDKEPVKGSHSGGTQEKSIMGNSEK
- the scarb1 gene encoding scavenger receptor class B member 1 isoform X5 — protein: MMAINKSKVALGFIGAGILTLMFGIISAVMGPTVMKDQIIKNTVIDPKNELSYTMWKDVPVPFFMSVYFFNVLNPKEILNGEKPMVEQRGPYVYRKRLQKENITFHPNNTVSYREYRRYYFEPSMSVGNESDVVTIPNMLVLGAAVMLENLPFALRLMISATFKTFNEGPFLTKTVGELMWGYDSGLVEFLNKYLPGMLPTSGKFGLFTEFNNSNTGLFTIFTGQDDIRKVHRVDSWNGLKELSYWRTPQCNMINGTAGQMWPPFLTKESTLPFYSPDACRSMEFIYQRSGDFKGVPLYRFSSSKNLFANGTEYAPNEGFCPCRQSGLLNVSSCRYNSPTFISQPHFYNADPVLLDYVQGLHPTEEEHGLFIDIHPPTGVPLNVAIRLQLNLYMKRVSGITETGKISEVVMPMIWFEENGYIDGPVLKTFHTNLVVLPAVMEIMQYGFIALGLATVVVAALVHHRVKDGKAAGATALRRL
- the scarb1 gene encoding scavenger receptor class B member 1 isoform X1 translates to MMAINKSKVALGFIGAGILTLMFGIISAVMGPTVMKDQIIKNTVIDPKNELSYTMWKDVPVPFFMSVYFFNVLNPKEILNGEKPMVEQRGPYVYRKRLQKENITFHPNNTVSYREYRRYYFEPSMSVGNESDVVTIPNMLVLGAAVMLENLPFALRLMISATFKTFNEGPFLTKTVGELMWGYDSGLVEFLNKYLPGMLPTSGKFGLFTEFNNSNTGLFTIFTGQDDIRKVHRVDSWNGLKELSYWRTPQCNMINGTAGQMWPPFLTKESTLPFYSPDACRSMEFIYQRSGDFKGVPLYRFSSSKNLFANGTEYAPNEGFCPCRQSGLLNVSSCRYNSPTFISQPHFYNADPVLLDYVQGLHPTEEEHGLFIDIHPPTGVPLNVAIRLQLNLYMKRVSGITETGKISEVVMPMIWFEENGYIDGPVLKTFHTNLVVLPAVMEIMQYGFIALGLATVVVAALVHHRVKRARHAVVISTVVGHPSASDKEPVKGSHSGGTQEKSIMGNSEK
- the scarb1 gene encoding scavenger receptor class B member 1 isoform X4, with product MMAINKSKVALGFIGAGILTLMFGIISAVMGPTVMKDQIIKNTVIDPKNELSYTMWKDVPVPFFMSVYFFNVLNPKEILNGEKPMVEQRGPYVYRKRLQKENITFHPNNTVSYREYRRYYFEPSMSVGNESDVVTIPNMLVLGAAVMLENLPFALRLMISATFKTFNEGPFLTKTVGELMWGYDSGLVEFLNKYLPGMLPTSGKFGLFTEFNNSNTGLFTIFTGQDDIRKVHRVDSWNGLKELSYWRTPQCNMINGTAGQMWPPFLTKESTLPFYSPDACRSMEFIYQRSGDFKGVPLYRFSSSKNLFANGTEYAPNEGFCPCRQSGLLNVSSCRYNSPTFISQPHFYNADPVLLDYVQGLHPTEEEHGLFIDIHPPTGVPLNVAIRLQLNLYMKRVSGITETGKISEVVMPMIWFEENGYIDGPVLKTFHTNLVVLPAVMEIMQYGFIALGLATVVVAALVHHRVKASDKEPVKGSHSGGTQEKSIMGNSEK
- the scarb1 gene encoding scavenger receptor class B member 1 isoform X3, with protein sequence MMAINKSKVALGFIGAGILTLMFGIISAVMGPTVMKDQIIKNTVIDPKNELSYTMWKDVPVPFFMSVYFFNVLNPKEILNGEKPMVEQRGPYVYRKRLQKENITFHPNNTVSYREYRRYYFEPSMSVGNESDVVTIPNMLVLGAAVMLENLPFALRLMISATFKTFNEGPFLTKTVGELMWGYDSGLVEFLNKYLPGMLPTSGKFGLFTEFNNSNTGLFTIFTGQDDIRKVHRVDSWNGLKELSYWRTPQCNMINGTAGQMWPPFLTKESTLPFYSPDACRSMEFIYQRSGDFKGVPLYRFSSSKNLFANGTEYAPNEGFCPCRQSGLLNVSSCRYNSPTFISQPHFYNADPVLLDYVQGLHPTEEEHGLFIDIHPPTGVPLNVAIRLQLNLYMKRVSGITETGKISEVVMPMIWFEENGYIDGPVLKTFHTNLVVLPAVMEIMQYGFIALGLATVVVAALVHHRVKKNKPEGGGAPKGNHGPSTEERDPLLQHHTD
- the LOC114444174 gene encoding G protein-coupled receptor kinase 5-like isoform X1, whose translation is MEIESIVANSALIRAREGGGIKGRSWKWKEMLRFPHISQCMELAMNIERDYFSLCVKQPIGRNLFELFCRSRPELHSCLALQKALDTFETQLDEERKSSGLSIIQTFLTGQSSQCVSFLKKHEKHCSQSLKLDPSGDVFYRCREDLHIYLSGDAFLQYQDSMFFDRFLQWKMVERQPITKHTFRQYRLLGKGGFGEVWACQVRATGMMYACKKLEKTHVKKRRGESMALNEKEILEDLDSRFVVNLAYAYETKHALCMVLTMMSGGDLRFHIYSIGVPGLDSDRVILYAAEVCCGLMHLHQKSIVYRDLKPENILLDDYGHIRISDLGLAVRMSEGGLVRGRVGTLGYMAPEVIRNERHGLSVDWWGLGCLIYEMTAGRPPFRARAEHPRPPEMESRIQMAQEEYNNKFSSEARDICRSLLTKDPQQRLGSSGGRAVQAHPFFKPINFRMLEAGLVEAPFKPDPRLVYCSDVQDIEEFSTVKGVTLDQTDSEFYSKFNTGSVPISWQNEIIETGCFKELNVFSSDGSRSQDLIWSQSPDSPKRGLLRRIFRRHHHPDHSDESRQNLVSNEDYTKPDITYTSL